In Kineococcus sp. NBC_00420, a single genomic region encodes these proteins:
- a CDS encoding DUF1905 domain-containing protein: MEFGFSARSRRWEARTELWVFVSLPGELSEEVRDVPRPRSGFGAVPVRVTCGRSTWTTSIFPGVTETYVLPVKKAVRTKEGLELDDLAEFRLEVLG, translated from the coding sequence ATGGAGTTCGGGTTCTCGGCGCGGTCGAGGCGGTGGGAGGCGCGGACGGAGCTGTGGGTGTTCGTGAGCCTGCCGGGAGAGCTGAGCGAGGAGGTCCGGGACGTCCCGCGACCGCGGTCCGGTTTCGGCGCCGTCCCCGTCCGGGTCACCTGCGGCCGCTCCACGTGGACGACGTCGATCTTCCCCGGCGTCACCGAGACCTACGTGCTGCCCGTGAAGAAGGCTGTCCGCACGAAGGAGGGGCTCGAGCTCGACGACCTGGCCGAGTTCCGCCTGGAAGTGCTGGGCTAA
- a CDS encoding acyl-CoA-like ligand-binding transcription factor, whose amino-acid sequence MSEQQVETPAPRRGRPPASSREEIETVAVELFLRKGFEETTLAEITAGAGVSKTSFFRYFPSKASIVWWRFDEYTEGFAGLLDEAAAREDATLDLVRGAVLGALYRVIDGQGMWMQRFRVIDESTELRSGESEQWAHWREHVASFVARRHDLAVLDIAPQAVAGAVHAAYLSVLRRWLAVEHPTEELVPELDRDLQPLCTVLQGWLDGTATPS is encoded by the coding sequence GTGAGTGAGCAACAGGTGGAGACCCCCGCCCCACGCCGCGGACGCCCTCCGGCCTCCTCCCGCGAGGAGATCGAGACCGTCGCGGTGGAGTTGTTCCTGCGCAAGGGTTTCGAGGAGACGACCCTGGCGGAGATCACCGCCGGGGCCGGAGTGAGCAAGACGAGCTTCTTCCGGTACTTCCCCTCGAAAGCCTCGATCGTCTGGTGGCGCTTCGACGAGTACACCGAAGGTTTCGCCGGGCTGCTCGACGAGGCGGCCGCCCGCGAGGACGCGACCCTCGACCTCGTCCGGGGGGCCGTCCTCGGCGCCCTGTACCGGGTGATCGACGGCCAGGGCATGTGGATGCAGCGCTTCCGGGTCATCGACGAGTCCACCGAACTGCGTTCCGGGGAGTCGGAACAGTGGGCGCACTGGCGCGAGCACGTCGCCTCGTTCGTGGCCCGCCGCCACGACCTGGCCGTCCTCGACATCGCCCCGCAGGCCGTCGCGGGGGCCGTGCACGCGGCCTACCTCTCGGTGCTGCGCCGCTGGCTGGCCGTCGAGCACCCCACCGAGGAGCTGGTGCCCGAGCTCGACCGGGACCTGCAGCCGCTCTGCACCGTCCTGCAGGGGTGGCTGGACGGGACCGCGACGCCGTCCTGA
- a CDS encoding SDR family NAD(P)-dependent oxidoreductase: MEDFLGDLAGRVAIVTGGGRGIGFACAQRLARSGASVALLDLRPEVADAAARLATEHGVAALGVAVDITDPDAVTAAVAEVSATLGVATVLVTAAGIPGNDDAFDVTRERLEQVMAVNVTGTLLVAQAFARTCRDADRGGSVVVVGSISGRIVNVPQRQSAYNASKAAVESLMRSLALEWIGFGVRVNAVSPGYVRTEMTRWDVENLPERAAEWRSRIPAGDLGRPEDVANAVAFLASSASSYVVGQTLVVDGGYTIL; the protein is encoded by the coding sequence GTGGAGGACTTCCTGGGGGACCTGGCGGGTCGCGTGGCGATCGTCACCGGCGGGGGACGCGGCATCGGCTTCGCGTGCGCGCAGCGGCTGGCGCGGTCGGGGGCGTCGGTGGCGCTGCTGGACCTGCGTCCCGAGGTGGCCGACGCGGCGGCGCGTCTCGCGACCGAGCACGGGGTCGCCGCCCTCGGGGTGGCGGTCGACATCACCGACCCCGACGCCGTGACGGCCGCGGTCGCCGAGGTGAGCGCCACCCTCGGTGTCGCGACGGTGCTGGTGACGGCGGCCGGGATCCCCGGCAACGACGACGCCTTCGACGTCACCCGGGAACGGCTCGAGCAGGTCATGGCCGTCAACGTGACGGGGACGCTGCTCGTGGCCCAGGCCTTCGCGCGGACGTGCCGGGACGCCGACCGGGGCGGCAGCGTCGTCGTCGTGGGGTCGATCTCCGGACGGATCGTCAACGTCCCGCAGCGCCAGAGCGCCTACAACGCGTCGAAGGCCGCGGTCGAGTCCCTGATGCGCTCGCTCGCGCTGGAGTGGATCGGGTTCGGGGTGCGGGTCAACGCCGTCTCGCCGGGCTACGTCCGGACCGAGATGACCCGCTGGGACGTGGAGAACCTGCCCGAGCGCGCCGCGGAGTGGCGCTCCCGCATCCCCGCCGGCGACCTCGGCCGACCCGAGGACGTCGCGAACGCCGTGGCGTTCCTCGCGAGCTCGGCGTCGAGCTACGTCGTCGGTCAGACCCTGGTCGTCGACGGGGGCTACACGATCCTGTGA
- a CDS encoding nuclease — protein sequence MVTVTTGAAERTTYVVVDGENIDATLGASILEGRPAPEQRPRWERLMDFARTTFQQPAKGLFFLNASSGHLPMSFVQALLALGYQPIPLAGGPGEKVVDIGIQRTLDALVDRDGDVLLGSHDVDFLPQIDRLLTGDRLVGMVGFREFMNSQYAGLHERGLKVFDLEDDVRAFNVVLPRVRIIPLADFDPLRYL from the coding sequence GTGGTGACTGTGACGACCGGTGCGGCGGAGCGGACGACCTACGTGGTCGTTGACGGCGAGAACATCGACGCGACGCTGGGTGCGTCGATCCTCGAGGGACGGCCGGCCCCGGAGCAGCGGCCGCGCTGGGAGCGGCTGATGGACTTCGCGCGCACCACGTTCCAGCAGCCCGCCAAGGGTCTGTTCTTCCTCAACGCCTCCTCCGGGCACCTGCCGATGTCCTTCGTGCAGGCCCTGCTGGCGCTGGGCTACCAGCCGATCCCGCTGGCCGGCGGCCCGGGCGAGAAGGTCGTCGACATCGGCATCCAGCGCACGCTGGACGCCCTCGTCGACCGCGACGGCGACGTGCTGCTCGGCAGCCACGACGTCGACTTCCTGCCCCAGATCGACCGGCTGCTCACCGGCGACCGCCTCGTCGGGATGGTCGGGTTCCGGGAGTTCATGAACTCCCAGTACGCCGGGCTGCACGAGCGCGGGCTGAAGGTCTTCGACCTCGAGGACGACGTCCGCGCGTTCAACGTCGTGCTGCCGCGGGTCCGGATCATCCCCCTCGCGGACTTCGACCCGTTGCGCTACCTCTGA
- a CDS encoding MATE family efflux transporter: MNPPDTSPEVGTNRWYLTSAPIVSALLHLCVPMAAALIVGALYNVVNAGFIGAQHDTALLAAVTLGSPILGLVMAVGNVFGVGGGTLVSRLLGAAENDPTQAAGIRRASSFALWGSVVVGIVVAVLGLLLLHPLVTLLGADATALHATREFVAVLLAFVPVLAAAMCLEQLVRAEGASRTVMVGLIASTVANVAFDALFILVLHRGVAGAALATGLANLVTVVYFAIWLTRNSDHVSLAPKWFTLAGDVVRPVLGVGVGELLQAAFLIVTSLVLNNLAANYGDGPLAAMGVAVRIAQVPEFLVMGVTLGVLPLLAHSFGRGDRNRLFAAVRGSAVTVGGIALVFAVTVFVLRDQVFSAFVSDRSVLSIGATIITAQLVAMVANGFTGLITSLFQATGKAVPATVMSLTQGVLFVPTVILFHVWFGLSGIVWALTVTEIAVLLAGVVLWFVFRASIERGLAEGSPERAEADLDEG; the protein is encoded by the coding sequence GTGAACCCACCCGACACCTCCCCGGAGGTGGGCACCAACCGCTGGTACCTCACCTCCGCCCCGATCGTCAGCGCGCTCCTGCACCTGTGCGTGCCGATGGCCGCCGCGCTGATCGTCGGCGCGCTCTACAACGTCGTGAACGCCGGTTTCATCGGCGCCCAGCACGACACCGCCCTGCTCGCCGCGGTCACCCTCGGATCGCCGATCCTCGGTCTGGTCATGGCCGTCGGGAACGTCTTCGGCGTCGGCGGCGGGACGCTCGTGTCCCGCCTGCTCGGTGCGGCCGAGAACGATCCCACCCAGGCCGCCGGGATCAGGCGCGCGTCGTCCTTCGCCCTCTGGGGTTCCGTCGTCGTCGGGATCGTCGTCGCCGTCCTCGGACTGCTGCTGCTGCACCCTCTGGTGACCCTGCTCGGCGCCGACGCGACCGCCCTGCACGCGACGCGTGAATTCGTGGCCGTCCTGCTCGCGTTCGTTCCCGTGCTCGCCGCGGCGATGTGCCTGGAACAACTCGTCCGGGCCGAGGGCGCCTCCCGCACCGTCATGGTGGGGCTCATCGCCTCAACCGTCGCGAACGTCGCCTTCGACGCCCTGTTCATCCTCGTCCTGCACCGGGGCGTGGCCGGGGCCGCCCTCGCGACCGGCCTCGCGAACCTCGTCACGGTCGTGTACTTCGCGATCTGGCTCACCCGCAACAGCGACCACGTCAGCCTCGCCCCGAAGTGGTTCACCCTCGCCGGTGACGTCGTGAGACCCGTTCTGGGGGTGGGGGTCGGGGAACTCCTGCAGGCGGCGTTCCTCATCGTCACGTCGCTGGTCCTGAACAACCTCGCCGCGAACTACGGTGACGGCCCACTGGCCGCCATGGGCGTCGCGGTCCGCATCGCCCAGGTGCCGGAGTTCCTCGTCATGGGCGTCACCCTCGGCGTCCTGCCGTTGCTCGCCCACTCCTTCGGCCGGGGCGACCGGAACCGGTTGTTCGCGGCGGTGCGGGGTTCCGCGGTGACGGTCGGCGGGATCGCGCTGGTCTTCGCGGTGACGGTGTTCGTCCTGCGCGACCAGGTGTTCTCCGCGTTCGTGTCCGACCGCTCGGTCCTCTCGATCGGCGCCACGATCATCACCGCCCAGCTGGTCGCGATGGTCGCCAACGGGTTCACCGGGCTCATCACGTCGCTGTTCCAGGCGACGGGCAAGGCCGTGCCCGCGACGGTCATGTCGCTGACGCAGGGCGTCCTGTTCGTCCCGACCGTGATCCTGTTCCACGTCTGGTTCGGGCTGAGCGGGATCGTCTGGGCGCTGACCGTCACCGAGATCGCGGTGCTGCTGGCCGGGGTCGTGCTGTGGTTCGTGTTCCGCGCCTCGATCGAGCGCGGCCTCGCCGAGGGCAGCCCGGAACGGGCCGAGGCCGACCTCGACGAGGGGTGA